The stretch of DNA taTGGTTGGTGTCCACCACTAGCTCAGCCGATGTTTGCGTGGACCATAAAACTTGACCATTTCGGATGTTTTATTCAGGGGTTAATTTTAGCTCTTTTCCCTCTGCAATCTTCTTTCACGATTTTCCATCTCTGTGTCTCTTCTTGGCTTTCGATTCTCGTTATCCAACACATTATTATTCACCCTTCGCCGGTCGAAACCATTTCCAATTTATGAAACTTTTATTGATGTAAATTATGAGGATCCACTTACGGTCATAACATTGCTAAAGCTTCAGTATGTTTTGTTGCTTATTTTTCTGTTGAGGAgcttttctctaattttttttcctttggaTCGTTTCCCGCCGTTTTGCTGGCGCACATAAGTTAGCACCACACGTatacaaatattatttttccggGGTACAGCATTGGGGAAAATCTATCAGCACTTTTCCATCCATTTAATTTCTCACATTGTTTTCCAGAATGGAGCGTGATTTGGAAACACGTACCGATCGATTTGGCGTAGAAGTGCGTGAGCGTGTAATGTGGGATATTCGAGAGGGTGTCGTGGGATCCGATACCTTTGTGCCCAAACATGCTGTTATCATCACATGGAAGAATATGTCATTCGCCGGTGGAATTGATATTTCTCTCCATCGTGTAAGTATACTAAATAATtcactatatgtatgtacgtttTGTGCACAGTCCgctgatttaattaaattgaattgaaaatctccTGGAATACGCATGGTTTATGGTCTTTTGCTTCGcagaatttatttgcttttgtACATTTTAGACGAGAATTGAATTAGTTTTTATCATccaattttaaagtttattattgACGTTGCTgtactaaaaaatattattaggaTTAAggtataaataattttactttaaactttttttttgtgaaaatcatatATGGTgtgttttgggaaaaattaatttatgaattccgcatttaaaatttatgatgaattttaaaattggaaaaggtAGGACGAGGAGAGGTTGTTGTAAtgcaaattgaaaaacttttaatatataggtagatacatacataatatgaaAATGCTTACATATGTAATTCCCTTTATGATTTCATcctaaaataatattgcatggaaattgttatttttcaaatgggagttttcaatattttcttccattgtTGGTAAGAGTGTAGGTAACCCGTAGGACGTATGGGCTCTATCGATGTTTCAAAACTTCCCCATCTTACCTTATAACGTAACTGggttaaaatgataaaatattttattatttaaaagctcCAAGTTAACACATTTTTGAATGACTTTGGATgataaaagaatgaagaaaaatgcctataaaattagaataaattcttggatttattttaataaaattaataatttatctaGTGACGAGATATCCATTTATAAAGACATTTTCATACTACTTTAAGCGAGTTTTAAgactttcattgaatttaaaattttaatagctccataacaaaatttaataatcatGAAATTATATTATGTTGTACCTATGTATGCataaaaagcaatttgcaCCTTCtgtttgaattatttagaTGTATGTATTTTATCTAGTAGGTGCACAATATGCTagttgtttttattaaaatatagcTCTATATaatcaattattttccattatatTGCAGACCAATACATTCCAAATGGTTCTGGCTACAGATGAGGTGTATACGTATGCAATTTTCAACTATGCTGAGATAAACTGGTCCTCCCACACGGAAGCAGGTGGTGATACCACTGGGGGTGAGGGTGGTGTACCAGCATTTGTGAGTATCCATTGtgtataatatacatataatacagTGTGTGACAATTGATATGCGACGACGAGGggttttatgcaaatttcctATCTCTTAGATTGGATTTAATGCTGGCAACGGGACTCAAGCTTATGAATATAAACCCTACAGCCAGGCATCGGTGCTGCGAGACTTGACAGGACGTGGATGGGCTAATGGTTTTCCAGGACGGCACATTTTCCGCCTAGACGAGCGAATTATGCTTGGGACGTGCAATAAAGATATAGGTGCGTTATATAGGCAATTTATTATCAATGTGTCTGCAGTGATGGACTTTCATTTACAATTCACGTGGAATTTCCTTTGTAGATGCTGCCCACTTGCCCCTGGTCTTTGCCCCGGAATCTGGAAATATGTTGGGTGGTACAGTGGTGAACATCACTGGACCGTGCTTCAATGAGAATGAAAGAGTGTCCTGCCGCTTCGATACTGAAGAGGTGATTGGACACTACATTGACCGTAATCGTGTTATATGTGTCCAACCATTCCTCATGGCACAAGGGTACATTCGCTTCGAAATATCCGTCGGTACGGAGAAGTACAAGTGGCGTGGGCGATACTTTGTAGGTGAGTCCTCCCCTCAAGTTTTATCTTTACAATGAAAATCATCAATATTTGTACATATTACGTTGCTTCCCCGAAAAGGAGAAGACTTTACTGAGCGTAGTATTAAAATCTCACTCCCCCAACGTACGGTAACAactttgctatatataaaaaaaatccccataaaatatatattgctCGAAGAtgctttataatttaattacatcaTGTTTGCGCATTACGCTGCTGCAATGAATTGGTCCATGCCAATGAattttgatggatttttttcttcaaatataaTTGTACAATCTTCAACGCGTTCCGTGCTCAACTTATTATGTATCTCAATTGGCTTATCATGGTGCCAgagttgcaataaaatatcataaagATTAGATAAAATTTGACACAAATGAAATTGATAACTGATGTATAGTTAGGGTGTCGATTAGTATATACTTTGGTACATAGATTGGTAATTATATCTCAATGTTTGattagaattttaagattATTGTGTGACTTTTTGGCCACCATTTTGGGAATTCTCCAAGCTCCatgataaatgaaaattttctcgctttatgaattaaatgtgaaattttttttttatttcaatgattttgatcaattatgaaatttcttcACGTAATTAATCTGACATCTggataattttatcattttctaaCTCTGAGttcaaaatttctcaatgacTGGTGGCAAAGCTGATGAAAAGGCTCCGGCTGTGTATGCATTGAAATATCTCTTTGTAAAATATCCTGAAAGGAGCGCTCGGTATATTGATATTTCCGAGAAATTAAATGGaacaaatcatttaaaatggCCCTATtatatgaaattaaatgtgaataaattgaaaattaaaccaCCCAATTTTCTCATGCCCACAGAAACCCCCGCGACGGCAACtgatagaattttctttgagagcCAAGATGTGTATCAAAAGTCCCCGTCAGAAGTGAAAATAACATGGAATCGATTCAACTTAACAACCAACTTGAATGCTGGTGTGAGAATTTCCCTCTGGGGCTATCGAGAGAGTACAATTcggtaattttcaatttaaaacaatgggaatttttttcggGCAAAAGTTGCTATTagtaatttctcaattttaggCCTCAGCTGGAGTACATTGATATGATTGAGGAGGGTATAACGAACCAAGGGTTCTACACCATTGCACCGGCCAATTACCGTCTGAGGAACAATCCGAGGAATGTGGATATGCAATTTGGATTTATTATGATTAACCTAACGAATCCTGAGCATTTCTCAGGTCTCCGGATATCTCCGTAAGTATATTTACCAGCAACCTCTATTGTGGGAGGAAtctctttattgattttctcgtGCTCTCAATGGGAGACTCCTTCATTGCTATTTCTGGAAGTTTTCCCACAAACTTTTCCAGTTGACTTCCCAAAAAGaataatctttattttttccgagtatatttttttctttgtttttcacaTCATGACTAAAAGGgtttttcattgtaaattaTGCTTTTCATGTTAATACCCAGCTAAATGAGAGGacttacataatttttttttctcaaatacaGAGTTTTGTGGTCAAAACCCATTCCACTGGGATGGTATTTTGGACCTCAATGGGAGCGTATTCATGGAAGAAATTGGCCACGAGCACTTTGCGATAACTGGTTGAGGACAGATCGTTTCCTGAGAAATTTCCCTGCAGAAGTAGCCGTCTGTCCATGCCATCTTGATCATGCCCTCAATGACAAGGGACGCTTCTTGCCTGATTTTGATTGCGACAAAGATTCCAATCCTTCGTGTATTCATCACCGTGGAGCCATTCACTGTGTACGTACGGGGCAGCCTAGTCTTCAGGGTTCTGAACAGCAGTGCTGCTACGACAGAAATGGCTTCCTTATGCTCTCGCACGATCAAATGTGGGGATCACGACCACGACGTACGCACAATATTGGACAGTTGCCGTGGAATGAGGCTAACAAAGTTCCTACACTATCTACATGGTTCCATGACGTCCGCCCCTACTACTCTTGTTGCTTCTGGCAGGATGAGCAAGCTGTGGGATGTGAGACACTCCGTTTTGAACGTAGACCTTCGCAGGATTGTGTAGCATACCAAGCTCCAGCTGTTGGTGGAGTCTTTGGTGATCCACACATCATCACATTCGACAATGCTCACTACACATTCAACGGCATGGGTGAATTCGTCCTGGCACGTGTTAACAGCGGTCGTGAGCGTCTTGATGTGCAAGGACGCTTTGAACAGGTGCACCCAAACATTCACGGACCCGTGAGAGCTACGCAACTTACCTCTGTGGCTGCTCGTGGCAACACAACCACGGTCATTGAGGTGCGTCTCCGACCAAAGCACGCCCAGTGGCGCTACCGCTTGGATGTCTTTGCCGATGGACGCAGGATCTACTTCGATAGGCCAAGTCTGAAATTCCAACATTTCCACGGTGTTACCGTCTACACACCATCTTACATTCTCAATCAATCCGAGGTGGTTATTATGTTTGATTCAGGAGCTGGTGTTGAAGTTGTGGAAAATGCAGGATTTATGACGTGTCGTGTTTATCTACCATGGACCTTCATAGTGAGttattctttaaacttttaatccCTAAAAGAGttgcaaaaatattgattttagcCATGAATTGTTAAGTTATATGCTTTactttccattgaaaattttcaagttttaatCCTACACTAAAAAGGAAACTTTATAATCATTTAAACATAAAAGCATGAGGATTTTAGACCCATAAGGGTGGTCCATTTGTAAATTAATGCTTAAAACCGCTCATTTAAATTCACCGCAGAATCGAACACGAGGATTGCTTGGAAATTGGAGTTGGGACATACAGGACGACTTCACTTTGCCGGATGACACAATTGTGgggattaatttgaataatttcgaGAGCATTCATCGAGACTTTGGAATGAGATGTAATCCATTGAACATTTTCCATCAGCATTAGAGGGTGGATAATAATGCAAATCTTCCACTTTACACAGGGGCACTAGCGGATCGAGAGCAACCGGGCATAGGTGCAGCACTATTTACACGTGAATTTGGACGGACATCGAGTTACTTTGCAAATGCAACATTCCTGCCGAACTTTATACGTGAGCCAAGGGACTTCCTACCGCCAAATCGAACACACGACGTGGAAAGGGCCCATGAGCTATGCGGGGAAAGCTATCAGTGTCGATACGATTTCGGCATGACGCTAAATCGAGAGATGGCTCATTTCACCAAAAATTACTACGACAGTATCGTAAATATTCGGGATCAGAATCAAcggtgagtgaaaaaaaaacgagagagagATGAGGGTAAAATTTAGCTGTTTGTGGGTGAGATTGATGAGTTTTAAAATGTGGTTTTCGTTTGCTATTTCAGGCAAATACTCTCTTGTGGCATCCTGCCGACACCTCGTTTCGGGAGAAAATCAAACTTCCAATTCGTACCCGGATCGAGGGTGTCTTTTGAGTGCAATGAGGGTTTCTTCTTGATTGGAGACAGCCGTCGTGTGTGCCAAGCTGATGGCAGATGGGATGTCCCCGTGCACGGCTATACCGAGTGCCTACGTAAGTACTTTAGTCTATATAGCCACCATAGTGTCTCTATAGTCACACCCCCTCAAAAACGAGAAAAGGAAGAgatattttatgttatttacAAAGTTGTCGGGCCTGAAGCGGATTTTCTCCATCTCTTCCATTCtcggcttttttttccttgtttcCCTTATTCTCCCCTCACCCCCCAAAGATTCTCACCCTCTCGCGgattcattgcaattttcgTAAAAGTAACCCCTACGCATTTACGTGAAGCAATAGTATCGATATATTATTAGGAAGTATATATCAAATGGAATGAAAGGAAAAGCTCACAGAAAAGCTTCTCTTCTCCCCGTTTGTTGATAAAGGGCGACCGTTGAAATTAATCATACTTTGTATGTTGTATATAGGCGAGGTCTTCTACACTCGTCGTACCGCTTGGATAACAATGGGCATTATTCTTGCGGTTATCGTGCCACTTTTAATGTGCATTGTCTGTGGCGTGTATTGCTATCGGAAGAAGGCATTAAAAGAGGATCCAAATTGGAAGATGCCACTACCCTCACGCTCGGGCTCACGTGCGACGCTGAGGAATTTAAATAGCGACGGTAGCGATATGGATGGTACAGATACATTGAAGAAGAGTAGGAGTTACGATAAAGTGTACAGAACGCACGAGCCGCTCGAGGGGAAGCCGAATATTGAATTCCCGGACAAGAAATGGGATCTCGATGATGAGGACGTGACATCGTCGGAAGGTAGTGAACTAAAAGATACGAAAAGAGCAAAAGATATACAATACATCTCAAATACAGGCGATAGACCGAGGCAGCTAGGACGGCGAAATATGCATCCAGGGGGTGATGATGACATCAACACGCAATCATTCCCACCACCACCCATTGAGTCACCAGATCCAATCAGCCCGTCGTATAGTCCAACCTACAGTGGACTGGACCGCAATAGTAGCTTCATGAATGACCAGCAACCACCGCCGCAGTCGAGTGCAACGAGGCAGGCACCTAGACCACCTAGCAATGCCGTTAGGGTACTCCCTGGACCCGGACCATCTTCCCCATCGCCACCAGATCAATTCCTCACATTCTCAGGGCCATCATCACCGCAGCCACCACCTCAGGATGTTGGTCTACCCCGCGTGAATGCTAAGGCCACCGAAGTGTGAGAACACCATCCCCCTTTCGGACAATCGTACCGCCCCCACACAAAGCCCTACTTTTAGTCCCTTTTTTATATCTTCCCACTTTACTTTTAGCATATTCACACCCAATATTGTTAGAATTTAGGAAACCCATCGGATGCCATATATATGATTCATCCTTTTAGTTACATACCTACTATTCTTTATTTAAGGACACACACATACTTATTTGCTTCTATATGTACATAAGCTCACATTCCGAAACATCATGATTTTGCACACAGAATGGagttttaattagaaaaaaatgggaaaatattccttttttttccaacgaaagaaaatattttaattttatgctccAAGCATATCTCTGtgtgtaattaaaattgtagTACATAAACCACACGGATCTTAATAtctcaccaaaaaaaaacttacaaaattaagaatattagTGAAAATTAAGTGCCAGgaatttgagagagaaaaaaaatgataaaatgagATTCATTAAGATCCAACATAAAATTTCCTGAAGCAATctagatagaaaaaaatgttaaactcCACAAATTCTGAGCATTATTCttggaaatgaaataaaaataaaaatctccatGACCACATTTTGTAATCAATACAAAAATACCCTTTCTGTGTCAGAGAGACCGACATTGTACAATACCCAGCGtatgtttgaagaaaaatcaacaaaccttgtcacaaaataaataaatcgtcAATAGTCcaagtaatttattattccagTGTTTGCATTTCACCCTCCATCACTCCGCAGAGtcaaaattgaagttttttttgtgctcgGTGGataattttgcacatttcatgtataaatttattttttatgttgtatgCAATTCTGATGAAAATTGCAGCTCAATAACCAAAAGAATAATGCCCGAAAGTTTCCATATTATATGCACCAGGGCGCAGTTGATACATCTCTTCTCTTTCCATTACATACAAATTGCATTgtatgtataattttattgaggaGTCATCCCGGGGACGggtttattttgcattttaatttatgcaagTTTGTTAAAGGAACACATATGTTTCCATATGAATGAATATATAGAGCAACTTGGAAATTGGATAACACATAGTGTATTGTATTACATGTATAGTAGACTATATATTGGCGCCAGTAACGGTCTTGATGATGCTGCCtggttgaaataaaaaaaaatcctttacatatttaaaaaaaaactcaatttataGTGAGATTGGAAATTCTATACTTTCAAGACTTACTGTAAgatttttccaggaaaattattaaatggaatttttaaagaatttttgctgattcaaaaaaatacattattgtAATTCAACTACAAATTCTACAAATTAGACTAAAAGTTAGaagagtttaagaaaatattcaatttagcgtgaaatattttaggtCATTTCCTCCGTTTAAAAATTCCATACTTCCATTCAAAAGTGAAGAGATATATCAACTAAAAAGCActgaaatgagaagaaaacttATCTCACtgttaattttgcaatattttcgcccactttcactttcattttccatcaaaattaacaattttttcgtgataaaaaaataactttcaatTGGTTGGCTGTTGAAATCCAATGATGTTCCACCGTCGTCActttattattcaattgaaaatcaatttggttAATCAATGTGGAAGCCATTGAAGTGGAATATCTCGTGAGAGGGCaactgaatgaattttccataattaaattttctattttatctttcattCATCTTAC from Lutzomyia longipalpis isolate SR_M1_2022 chromosome 1, ASM2433408v1 encodes:
- the LOC129788324 gene encoding protein mesh (The sequence of the model RefSeq protein was modified relative to this genomic sequence to represent the inferred CDS: added 430 bases not found in genome assembly) translates to MRLKILFVTVLCLTLLSSCSVLGQSEHEDDVEDVEVVDKDILENPTITEENTSQQDEIIPEEEPEDDDDDDNDYAAASDQPQPPEPEDDFEDPVDTTVNEDTVNVDKISPKKIKSGNYYLYDEYISSNLDMDDNNYNWDPNNRVAPSEPKTHRNDGRGYTISPARLAEIRRHFMYWYFDQGGDNNRGDYQTDIHASMPQLHKNFNFQLPFFGFRFNYTRVSMHGHLEFSDPPEHFTYPLTFPIKDWPRRNDPSFIGIFFSKCRIGRLRPTDFDQRIPGVYFRMERDLETRTDRFGVEVRERVMWDIREGVVGSDTFVPKHAVIITWKNMSFAGGIDISLHRTNTFQMVLATDEVYTYAIFNYAEINWSSHTEAGGDTTGGEGGVPAFIGFNAGNGTQAYEYKPYSQASVLRDLTGRGWANGFPGRHIFRLDERIMLGTCNKDIDAAHLPLVFAPESGNMLGGTVVNITGPCFNENERVSCRFDTEEVIGHYIDRNRVICVQPFLMAQGYIRFEISVGTEKYKWRGRYFVETPATATDRIFFESQDVYQKSPSEVKITWNRFNLTTNLNAGVRISLWGYRESTIRPQLEYIDMIEEGITNQGFYTIAPANYRLRNNPRNVDMQFGFIMINLTNPEHFSGLRISPVLWSKPIPLGWYFGPQWERIHGRNWPRALCDNWLRTDRFLRNFPAEVAVCPCHLDHALNDKGRFLPDFDCDKDSNPSCIHHRGAIHCVRTGQPSLQGSEQQCCYDRNGFLMLSHDQMWGSRPRRTHNIGQLPWNEANKVPTLSTWFHDVRPYYSCCFWQDEQAVGCETLRFERRPSQDCVAYQAPAVGGVFGDPHIITFDNAHYTFNGMGEFVLARVNSGRERLDVQGRFEQVHPNIHGPVRATQLTSVAARGNTTTVIEVRLRPKHAQWRYRLDVFADGRRIYFDRPSLKFQHFHGVTVYTPSYILNQSEVVIMFDSGAGVEVVENAGFMTCRVYLPWTFINRTRGLLGNWSWDIQDDFTLPDDTIVGINLNNFESIHRDFGMRWALADREQPGIGAALFTREFGRTSSYFANATFLPNFIREPRDFLPPNRTHDVERAHELCGESYQCRYDFGMTLNREMAHFTKNYYDSIVNIRDQNQRQILSCGILPTPRFGRKSNFQFVPGSRVSFECNEGFFLIGDSRRVCQADGRWDVPVHGYTECLREVFYTRRTAWITMGIILAVIVPLLMCIVCGVYCYRKKALKEDPNWKMPLPSRSGSRATLRNLNSDGSDMDGTDTLKKSRSYDKVYRTHEPLEGKPNIEFPDKKWDLDDEDVTSSEGDRPRQLGRRNMHPGGDDDINTQSFPPPPIESPDPISPSYSPTYSGLDRNSSFMNDQQPPPQSSATRQAPRPPSNAVRVLPGPGPSSPSPPDQFLTFSGPSSPQPPPQDVGLPRVNAKATEV